GACACTAACTGAGATTAGGCTCCGTTTCAGTCGCGTAAAATTTTGGTTAGCAGCTGGCTGCCAATTTAACATTTCAGTTGCAAGGACATTGTATAGCGCAAATTTGATCCCTCACCCGCCACCTAGATACGGGTTACGTACATGCGGACACTATGAGGagctaaaaaatatatacaacagGGAACAGCAAGTCGCTAGGGATcagttaaattatttctatAAAATGGGAGGGAAACCGGAGTTCATAACTTCACCGCAACAATCCGATCCATCTGAACCTACACCTGCGGAAATTGTGTCTAGGGCAATTTATCCATCGCTTTTGCGTGAACACATGCATGCTAATGCACACGTCACTAGTGATCATGATAAGGAGCTGGATTCCCCCGGCCACTTAATCCGCAAAGTGgttagataatatttatcacattACATAACTACTCTAACTTATGCAAAGATGCTGCctaatataatttcaattggCATTTTAACTCTAAAATATCTGATTTGTACAGTACATCCGTATTTTAGTCTAGGCCACtgttattatttagctCAAACTACTTTGTTTTATTTCTTATGAATTTTCTAATTTTGGATATCATTAACTTGTAAACTAATCATATGCAGAATTTGCGCGTGTGTTATCATGACTATCAGTTATAACAGCAAGATCATACATCagatatattcattacagGTCTataattgcaaattaattataattaattcattatcatGAACATATAAGTACCTTATAAATGGCAACATCAAAACTTTATGGTAACTAATTAATCgtttaatttaataataatcacATGAACTTGTAGATTTGTTACTCATAGTCTGTTATTTAGCTaatcataattttttacaacGTGAAGCAATGAACAACATGTGTTTTAGTGTGTATGGAAATGGATAATATTACGTaagaatatattcaatttccaattattttaaaattcaaaCGCACAATTACAATTAGAACGAAATAAACTAGTAGGatctaataatttatttaccaGTGCATTCACTACTCATACATAATAACAACTATTCAATCGAATTACCACTAGAGAGATGACTAATAAACTAATTTGACGATAAACTATGGtagtatattatactaACTATTCCTAGACCTaactatatatatgtaGAAATATATCTTAATAAGTATAAATACCCATTAAAAAGATTAGTACTAGTTACTCTGCGTTATTAAAGTAATTAATCAAGAGCTTATGTTTCATCAATATGATGCGGCGCTGCAATTAATGTTACGACGTACAAGTTTATTGTAgcaattgatatattactCGTGTTAGCTCAAATTTTTAGCCAATGAGTAACCTAAAGTGCCCAAAACAGCGAGTGCTGACCCAATTGCCGTATTCTGCGAAAATTTCTTGTCAATAAGCAAAGCACTGGAAGCTATTATGAAGATGCGTTTGAAAGTATTAGCCACGGCATGCGTAATTGGTCCCAAAGCTGTTAAAGTCAAAAATGACACTCTGTTGTACACATTGTAAGCGATGCCAGAAAGTGTTACATATTTCaagaaattgaataattcAGTCTTGTTGTATTTAGAAGCCATTCTAAATAGTGGATCCATACTAGAGTATTCACTTAATGACAGTGGCACCAAAAATAAAAGTGATGACAATGAGACTAGTGTATGCACGTTGCTTGGAGTCAGGTTTTGACCCGAAATATCATTAGCATAAAACTTCTTTGCCTCAATATTCTTCAAGCTAGAGAATAAATTGGCCGCTAGGGTAGCATAAATTGCCTTTTTACTAATATCTGCTCCACCATATGATGCTAAACCCACACCTGCAACTATGGGTATTAGGGATAAGTAAGATccaattggcaattttgtCCCCAATGAAAAGTAGGAAATTGTAGAAGTGAATAAGGGCTCAAGTGATTTTATGGTATGTACCATGGCAGGGGAACCCTGGGATAAGGCGTAAACTGATAGTCCGTGGGATAGAGCGTTGAATGCGCCCTGTTTTAGAATTGATGCGGAAGGAGAGTTTTTGAATGTATTAATAGGCACCTTTCCCTGTATAACCTGCTGCTTTGACGTCAATCTTGGCCTAAAACCAGGGTTAAACACccaattatacaatatcCCAGGAATCCCAATACACATTTGCATGGCAGCAATCGTGTTAGgcaatttaacaatattcaaCGCCTGcttgttataaatattgtacaacAAAGTAGCGCCATACCATGTAGATACATGTACCAAAGCGTCTGTGTTGGAAAATTTCTGCCTAGCATCAGTGCCAATGGCAAATGCGGGGCGTTTAAAAGCATCATTGCTTGTAACATTTATCGGAGTCGGTATAAATGCGGGATGATTGTGGCGGTTACATTTTGAATGAACTATGTCAAACAGAAGAACCATTAAACATATGTGTTGAATAGTATATTTGATACCCATGTTGGACACCCCAGTTACTAATCACCATATACTTACTAATACCATAATATTAGTGGCTCATTATGTTGTGGTATATCATACAGTGTAACAAttgtttgttattattttgtgtaccattttatcaaaaaaaattgtattacacaaaatttactaaaaatgGATTATCATAACGGCACTTTTGCTTCCTCTGAGTCTGAAAACGACATATCTTCTGATGACCAAGATCTGGATGATTCGccaaattcattttcacaCAAATTTCACAGTgattttgttgataatgataataaaccCTCTTTTGGTCGAGCTTATGATACTGACATGATGGATTCCACCGACAATACTAAGCaatttaccaaaaaatCCACCAGATCAAACCATCATGCCTCAACTGATCAGACAAATAGAACAGTTATGCCCTTTAATCCCAAAGCCTACGGCAAAGGCTTCAATATTTTGGCTAAAATGGGATATAAGGGTGGAGGTCTGGGTAAAGATGGCTCGGGAAGAATTGAACCCATAATAGTCACTTCTAGTAAGGGTAAACAAgttgatattattgataataatactaGCTCAGCTGATAATTCCGGCATTATTggcaaaaatttgacaGTCAAATTTATAGGCCAAGACGAAACCTCAGCTTCTACAACAGAACGTTGGTCCAGTGATAGCAATTATGTTACAGCAGATATGAGCGATTCTATTGCTAAAtgtgaaaatttcataaaCAACATTTCACGCGGGAAGGTAGTCAAATTGGAAAGTAGTAGAACAAAAGGAGCCATAGGGACACTAGTCAACACTCTTATTGCCCAGGCTCAACATGATCTGGTCAGGGCTATGAACAACAGGAGAGATGAACAGCAGAAAATAGATAGCAAATCTGACCTCTCAATTGATCTAAGGGACAAATTAAACCGCAAAAATTctaaattggatgatttgAAATCGTTGCttacaaatttcaatacGAGTGCCGCACTACATGTTGAAGATGATGGCCAAGAGATTATGGCATCTTATTTATCAAGTTCAATGGCAAAAATAAAAGCACATGACATTATTTGCTCACCACATGTAGTGGATAATTTGCGTAAccaatttataaaaatgcTATATCATACTGACACAAAAGATATGATATCATTTGACATCAAGAAGAGGCTATACGAATCTCACGTAGTAAAGGCGCTAGTTCAGTTTTTCAAGGAGTGGGATGTGGAGCAGGTAGAACAGGGGTTagatatttatacaaaatggaATGACTTTAAGTCACTATCAACATTACCAATACAAGTTATCACTGCTAGGATTATTGATTGGTTGAATTCCTCAAATTCTGCAGACATACTACCCCCTCATTTGATTATCCACCCTTGGCTACCATACTTGAATGATACAGAACTGCTTTATACTTGTTTGATAAAACTATTCTATCGCCTGGTGAATATTAGACAAGATTTGGCAGTACCTCTAATTGACAAATGGCATTTCCTCAAGTCAGACAGTGTAGGAGATTCATTCAAAGAGTTGATTGGTTATATACGGGGAAAGTTTAAGTCACAAATAGCTACAATTAACATCAATTTTGACatgaaaaattttctaTCACTTGTGGATTGCTTGTTCAAATCGCAGATGTATACTATTGATGTGATGGCTACGGATTTATCTTCACTAGTATCTAAATATGCTAAAGTTGTTGAAATGTGGATTAGGGATGGAGAAATTGAAAGAGTAGCAGAGTCTTATCAGTTTTGGTCTGATGCGCTTAGTCCAATTCTAGACCACTCATTGATTAAACCACACTTTTTTTCCATCCTCAATGCGATGAATGATTCTACTGATGATCTCATACCTAATGATGTAGGCTATGTGGAAGAATCTAAATCTGTTAACCaaaccaatttatttgtgcAACATAATGTACAACAAATTACCGTCTCTAGTAGCATTAGCAGAGGAAAAATTGTTAACTTGTTTGACTATTTGTCAAATGTTGCTATGAAGAAGGGGATTGATTTAAGACCCAAACTAGGCAGAATACATGATGGGAAACAGGTATACACCTTTGGAAGAGTGCTGATTATTGTAGAACGACTGCTAATCTATGCAATGGTTGATAAAGTTTGGAAACCGGTAAATATACCGCAATTGCTCAAGTTGGCATCATAATTgcattatttcatttgtacaataattattttttaagaGTGAAACTCACGCATTTCTTCTTAAATAATGCTCTTAGAATGTTTGTGAGTATTAATTACAGCCATTTTTGCACATTCacaatatatctatttataCGTAGGCAGTAATGAGGatgatatatcaaattaattggCTAAAGTGATTAATGTAAAGATTTAGCGCATAAATACATTCCAATATCAACATTCCTGGTATTCAACGAGATAATTTGGCAAGAATGTTAAATGTTGCAAATGAGGAACATTTTCTTAACctattgattatataacattaaaaaacaATGTATTGAAATGAAATATACCATTTAATCTAACCCAGctgtaaaataattatattcgCATAGTTAGTTGAATAAGTAACGTATAGACAGAAATGAgttattgacatttttaataataaataagaTTTAGTGTTTATGATGAGCCAAAATTAGCattttttttacaaaattgaataCTGAACAACAATGATAAATGCAATGTTAAATGACAAAgaacatatataatataagaCGATACGATTGTAGATGATtatagataataataaacTCTGGATTATACATTTCtacaaaaaaattttggatagATACTTTGTATGATACCCAAACAGATTTAAACTAAAGATGAAGTTAACCATGTATTATTAGCGTGTTCTATAGCATAAATAACATGCTAGTAGATTAAATACAAACAAATGGATATCGGGCAGCGTTATATAGTGGAAATCGTGTAGTCTTAAAAGtttttatcatattatCCCAGCTATTCAGATTCGCTATGGAACTGATATTATGCCAGAATTCCATGACACactatacaatatttataaatacagAGTTGTTATGGTAAACAGTTAATTTGCTACTAACGGATACATGAATTTAACACAGAATTTCTAGAAATGGATAAAATCCAAcaacatttaaatatatacttaaTCACACCGTAAGGGGAgaatattatttaacacGCACATACTTgataattgaatttataatgGAAATTGTGCAATAAATGATGTGTGGAGCTGCAATATTTCTTCTCATGGGGTAATTTAATCTACAGTGATATTAGCAATAACGCTAGTTGATTGATTCTGTCATTGTTATGCATTTGTGGCTTTAAAAAGTTACTATTGTTGCACCACGATCTATTTTTCACTTACAAATACCGCGATCAGTCGTGACCCAAGTTCACTAGAAAATATTACTGCATCTATTTAAAGTATCAAATTACCAAGCATTATGTGTCAAGTTGTCAATTGGAGCAAGAAAAATGGCTTTTAGAATACACAAATATATGCACTTGTTGAAACAGAATTTTAGAGCCATTGAATGGAAGAATATCACCTTACTAATTCTTCTGCTTTTCCATATTATCTTCACCAACGCATACTATGACAATTGGAGTtctttatcaaaatttttcttAAGGGGGGATGTATATTCCTCTTATTGCACCGCTGATGAACAGAAAGGACTTCCATTACCCGATGGAAGATGTGATAAACAAAGACTTTATGTATCAAAACTACTTCCAATTACTAGGTTCATCCACTGTGCCTTTTCTTGTATAGCAGGGTCTATGCTTGAGAAATTTGGACCATTTATTACAGCATCTATTGGGTTAACTGCTGCCATTTTATCGTGGATTTTAATAGGGTTATGGGTCAACGTTCACTGGTGTATTATCGCAAGCTGTGTGTTTAGGGCAGTATCGGTAGATACATCAGGATTTCCTGTCTTAATGATTAGGCAAAAGTTTCCAAATTGTAGGAATATGATTATGTCAATTATTGGAGCGTTTTCATCACTGAGTTCATCGGTACCCATcatattgaatttgatattggATGACACCAGAGTTACATTCACAGGCCTTTCACTAACCTATGCCTTTCTAATCTTAGGAATTACATGGATTGCAGTATCCATTATATTTTTGCGGTTCCTAGACGGCAAAGATTCGGAGATTGCGGTTGTCGATGCTGTGAGTATAAGTAATCGTATTTCCTTGTGGGATTGTTTGGTGTCAACTAAATTTGTCTGCATAGCCTCCTTCTTTTTCTGTGTTAATATAACTATGACATTTCATCAATACTTCATCAATTTCTCTTTTGATAGCGATTCACCGACCGTTAAAATACTGGAAATATCTTTTGTGGCATCATTTTTACCTTGTATAGCCCTTGGGGCGTATGTAGAAAGGTACGGCATCACAATTATATTACTGATACTCAACTCTGTTGGATTGGTAGTACCTATTCTATCACTGTACCCATGTAATGCCACAGGGATAGCAATGTCCCTTTGTATAATGCTGATATACTCATTATACATAACTTCCATATTTTGTTACGTACAGCTTGTGTTTCCAGCGTATAACTTTGGAATTATTGTCGGTATTATATCTACAGTTGGTGGCTGCGGATCCATTCTGTGTATATTCATAATTGATTTGTGTCAGACCGAAgattacatttttaatgtaaacATTACAATGGTCTTCCTCAGATTGTTCGCATTTGTCCCTCTTATCTACATCCACAAGGCACGCTTTAGTGAAAAGATAAATAGCCAGACAACCGCTTAGAAAGTTGAGTGCCGATgtaacataatttttattcaGAGCTTTATCCTTAATCGCTAACTCATATTCGTTGGGTGAGATGATTAGTTGTATAGATGTACAATTAGATGCTAGTATGTGGATGgttatgtatttaaaat
The DNA window shown above is from Babesia microti strain RI chromosome III, complete genome and carries:
- a CDS encoding hypothetical protein (overlaps_old_locusTagID:BBM_III01025) translates to MDYHNGTFASSESENDISSDDQDLDDSPNSFSHKFHSDFVDNDNKPSFGRAYDTDMMDSTDNTKQFTKKSTRSNHHASTDQTNRTVMPFNPKAYGKGFNILAKMGYKGGGLGKDGSGRIEPIIVTSSKGKQVDIIDNNTSSADNSGIIGKNLTVKFIGQDETSASTTERWSSDSNYVTADMSDSIAKCENFINNISRGKVVKLESSRTKGAIGTLVNTLIAQAQHDLVRAMNNRRDEQQKIDSKSDLSIDLRDKLNRKNSKLDDLKSLLTNFNTSAALHVEDDGQEIMASYLSSSMAKIKAHDIICSPHVVDNLRNQFIKMLYHTDTKDMISFDIKKRLYESHVVKALVQFFKEWDVEQVEQGLDIYTKWNDFKSLSTLPIQVITARIIDWLNSSNSADILPPHLIIHPWLPYLNDTELLYTCLIKLFYRLVNIRQDLAVPLIDKWHFLKSDSVGDSFKELIGYIRGKFKSQIATININFDMKNFLSLVDCLFKSQMYTIDVMATDLSSLVSKYAKVVEMWIRDGEIERVAESYQFWSDALSPILDHSLIKPHFFSILNAMNDSTDDLIPNDVGYVEESKSVNQTNLFVQHNVQQITVSSSISRGKIVNLFDYLSNVAMKKGIDLRPKLGRIHDGKQVYTFGRVLIIVERLLIYAMVDKVWKPVNIPQLLKLAS
- a CDS encoding hypothetical protein (overlaps_old_locusTagID:BBM_III01030), which gives rise to MAFRIHKYMHLLKQNFRAIEWKNITLLILLLFHIIFTNAYYDNWSSLSKFFLRGDVYSSYCTADEQKGLPLPDGRCDKQRLYVSKLLPITRFIHCAFSCIAGSMLEKFGPFITASIGLTAAILSWILIGLWVNVHWCIIASCVFRAVSVDTSGFPVLMIRQKFPNCRNMIMSIIGAFSSLSSSVPIILNLILDDTRVTFTGLSLTYAFLILGITWIAVSIIFLRFLDGKDSEIAVVDAVSISNRISLWDCLVSTKFVCIASFFFCVNITMTFHQYFINFSFDSDSPTVKILEISFVASFLPCIALGAYVERYGITIILLILNSVGLVVPILSLYPCNATGIAMSLCIMLIYSLYITSIFCYVQLVFPAYNFGIIVGIISTVGGCGSILCIFIIDLCQTEDYIFNVNITMVFLRLFAFVPLIYIHKARFSEKINSQTTA
- a CDS encoding Phosphoenolpyruvate/phosphate translocator 2 chloroplastic (overlaps_old_locusTagID:BBM_III01020) encodes the protein MGIKYTIQHICLMVLLFDIVHSKCNRHNHPAFIPTPINVTSNDAFKRPAFAIGTDARQKFSNTDALVHVSTWYGATLLYNIYNKQALNIVKLPNTIAAMQMCIGIPGILYNWVFNPGFRPRLTSKQQVIQGKVPINTFKNSPSASILKQGAFNALSHGLSVYALSQGSPAMVHTIKSLEPLFTSTISYFSLGTKLPIGSYLSLIPIVAGVGLASYGGADISKKAIYATLAANLFSSLKNIEAKKFYANDISGQNLTPSNVHTLVSLSSLLFLVPLSLSEYSSMDPLFRMASKYNKTELFNFLKYVTLSGIAYNVYNRVSFLTLTALGPITHAVANTFKRIFIIASSALLIDKKFSQNTAIGSALAVLGTLGYSLAKNLS
- a CDS encoding small subunit ribosomal protein S16 (overlaps_old_locusTagID:BBM_III01015); the encoded protein is MVSKIFSYYYSKTRGPPRLRFQVMGQRGRKFYKLVAANQRDPKNGKHMEVLGSVQHRPSVQSSSHIESPHGTLTEIRLRFSRVKFWLAAGCQFNISVARTLYSANLIPHPPPRYGLRTCGHYEELKNIYNREQQVARDQLNYFYKMGGKPEFITSPQQSDPSEPTPAEIVSRAIYPSLLREHMHANAHVTSDHDKELDSPGHLIRKVVR